The following coding sequences lie in one Williamwhitmania sp. genomic window:
- a CDS encoding response regulator, which produces MGATDKLIFIADDDEDYLFQLRTMVEGFGFRVVVAESQREAEEMLQLVKPDLAIFDLMMESEDSGFILSYKLKKRYPDVPVIVATAVSSETGISFGVGSDEERKWIKADLYLEKGIRADQLHKELVKLLKL; this is translated from the coding sequence ATGGGTGCTACAGATAAGTTGATTTTTATTGCGGACGATGATGAAGACTATTTGTTTCAGCTTAGAACCATGGTTGAGGGATTTGGTTTTCGTGTTGTCGTTGCAGAAAGTCAGCGAGAAGCCGAGGAAATGCTCCAGCTGGTGAAGCCTGATTTAGCCATTTTCGACCTGATGATGGAAAGCGAGGATAGCGGTTTTATTCTTAGCTATAAGTTGAAGAAGCGGTATCCTGATGTTCCCGTCATAGTTGCTACTGCTGTCTCATCGGAAACAGGAATAAGCTTTGGTGTGGGTTCCGACGAGGAGCGTAAGTGGATAAAGGCCGACCTCTATTTGGAGAAGGGGATCCGTGCCGACCAGCTGCACAAGGAGCTAGTTAAATTGCTTAAGCTATAA